From one Cupriavidus oxalaticus genomic stretch:
- a CDS encoding CaiB/BaiF CoA transferase family protein codes for MGPLSGVKIVELAGIGPGPMAAMLLADMGAEVLRIDRVEPADLGVKKPLKYNLLARNRKAIALDLKDPASVRLVLDLVAGADALLEGFRPGVTERLGLGPDACLARNPKLVYGRITGWGQTGPLAHAAGHDVNYISLSGALHAIGGNGQPPAIPLALLGDMSGGAYMALGVVAAILEARGSGQGQVVDAAISDSTAHLATSFYALVQGGQWKLERGTNVLDTGAPWYNCYECADGGWISVGPIEARFYAQLLKRLEIDPATLGAQYDTASWSQSREVLERVFRSKTRDAWCALLEGTDVCFAPVLTFTEAPEHAHMKARGTFVEVDGIVQPAPAPRFSRTRSATPTGPQEPVTKGLARVLAGWLPAEALKSLP; via the coding sequence ATGGGACCTCTCTCAGGTGTCAAGATCGTTGAACTAGCCGGCATCGGCCCCGGCCCCATGGCGGCCATGCTGCTGGCCGACATGGGTGCGGAAGTATTGCGCATCGACCGTGTCGAGCCGGCTGACCTCGGCGTCAAGAAGCCGCTCAAGTACAACCTGCTCGCCCGCAACCGCAAGGCGATAGCGTTGGACCTGAAGGATCCGGCTTCGGTCCGCCTGGTGCTGGATCTTGTGGCAGGTGCCGATGCCCTGCTCGAAGGCTTCCGCCCCGGCGTGACGGAACGCCTCGGTCTTGGCCCCGACGCTTGCCTGGCGCGCAATCCGAAGCTGGTCTATGGCCGCATCACCGGGTGGGGCCAGACCGGGCCCTTGGCACACGCGGCCGGGCATGACGTCAACTACATCTCGCTCAGCGGCGCATTGCATGCGATCGGTGGCAACGGCCAGCCTCCGGCGATTCCGCTCGCGCTGCTGGGCGACATGAGCGGCGGCGCTTACATGGCGCTGGGCGTGGTCGCCGCCATCCTGGAGGCACGCGGCTCGGGCCAGGGCCAGGTCGTGGATGCGGCAATTTCGGACAGCACCGCGCATCTGGCAACGAGCTTCTACGCGCTGGTGCAAGGCGGACAGTGGAAGCTGGAACGGGGCACGAACGTGCTCGACACCGGCGCGCCCTGGTACAACTGCTATGAGTGTGCCGACGGCGGCTGGATCTCTGTCGGGCCGATCGAAGCGCGCTTCTATGCGCAGTTGCTGAAGCGTCTGGAGATCGATCCCGCAACGCTTGGCGCCCAATATGACACCGCCAGCTGGTCGCAGTCGCGCGAGGTGCTGGAACGGGTGTTCCGCTCAAAGACGCGCGATGCATGGTGCGCGTTGCTGGAAGGCACCGATGTTTGCTTCGCGCCGGTGCTGACCTTTACCGAGGCGCCCGAGCATGCGCACATGAAGGCGCGTGGCACCTTTGTCGAAGTCGACGGCATTGTCCAGCCGGCCCCGGCGCCACGCTTCAGCCGCACGCGTTCGGCCACGCCGACCGGGCCGCAGGAACCGGTGACGAAGGGGTTGGCGCGCGTATTGGCCGGTTGGCTCCCGGCGGAGGCGCTGAAGAGCTTGCCCTGA
- a CDS encoding acyl-CoA dehydrogenase family protein, translating to MTDSILDGFQRALQDVCTDERLRRTEAGEGAAQLWAEIDALGYTDALASEAHGGFGLPLASFYPLAFAAGHAGLGLPFAETAMARALLAEAGHAAGPGCIAIAVATVKGEGLVCRDTPGAALCSHVLASLDGNWLLLPTAAARTTPGFYRPQASATLLWENAAEAEASFAVGDADAETLCNALHAAGMAGAMARVSELSALYANDRVQFGRPIGKFQAVQQDLSVLAEQAASADIGARIGCASATYRPAPLLAAAAKLRACEAAEKVTALAHAVHGAIGITEEHILGCFTRRLHEWRMAPGTAGRCAAVLGQALLAEHGLSMLDFVRLRLAPGADALAAAA from the coding sequence ATGACCGATTCCATTCTTGATGGCTTCCAGCGCGCGCTGCAGGACGTCTGCACGGACGAGCGGCTGCGCCGCACCGAAGCGGGCGAAGGCGCCGCGCAACTGTGGGCAGAGATCGACGCGCTGGGCTACACCGACGCGCTGGCAAGCGAGGCCCACGGCGGCTTCGGGTTGCCCTTGGCCAGCTTCTACCCGCTAGCTTTTGCCGCGGGGCATGCCGGCCTGGGCCTGCCGTTCGCCGAGACCGCCATGGCGCGTGCGCTGCTGGCCGAGGCTGGGCATGCCGCCGGTCCGGGTTGCATCGCCATTGCAGTCGCGACAGTCAAGGGCGAGGGGCTGGTCTGCCGTGACACGCCCGGCGCTGCGCTGTGCTCGCATGTGCTTGCGTCGCTGGATGGCAACTGGCTGCTGCTGCCCACCGCCGCCGCCAGGACTACGCCCGGCTTCTACCGGCCGCAGGCATCGGCCACGCTGCTCTGGGAGAACGCGGCGGAAGCTGAAGCCAGCTTTGCCGTGGGCGATGCCGATGCCGAAACGCTTTGCAATGCACTGCATGCCGCCGGCATGGCCGGCGCCATGGCGCGCGTCAGCGAACTGTCCGCGCTGTATGCCAATGACCGTGTCCAGTTCGGCCGCCCCATCGGCAAGTTCCAGGCGGTGCAGCAAGACCTGAGCGTACTGGCCGAGCAGGCAGCCTCCGCCGACATTGGCGCGCGCATCGGCTGCGCCAGCGCCACGTATCGACCCGCTCCGCTGCTCGCCGCCGCGGCCAAGCTGCGTGCCTGCGAAGCCGCAGAGAAAGTCACTGCCCTCGCCCATGCCGTGCACGGCGCCATCGGCATCACCGAGGAACACATCCTCGGCTGCTTCACGCGCCGGCTGCATGAATGGCGCATGGCGCCGGGCACGGCCGGGCGTTGCGCGGCCGTGCTCGGACAGGCGCTGCTGGCCGAGCACGGCCTGTCCATGCTCGATTTCGTGCGGTTGCGGCTGGCGCCCGGCGCCGACGCACTGGCGGCCGCGGCATAA
- a CDS encoding CaiB/BaiF CoA transferase family protein yields the protein MSGGPLHGVRVLDLTSVLMGPYATQILGDYGADVIKVEPPTGDNVRNIGPSRHAGMAGVFLHANRNKRSVVLDLKQPAGRDALLRLAADVDVLIYNVRPQAMARLGLDYETVRAVNPAILYVGVYGYGQRGPYAARPAYDDLIQGAVGIPTLATLAGSDVPRYAPSAMADRIVGISAVGAVAAALFHRERTGEGQSIEIPMFETMAQFVLGDHMYGHTFDPPQGPAGYARLLNEYRRPYRTLDGYLCVMVYNDKQWRTFFELIGQPEVMESDPRFNSIASRTENIRDLYRMLAEVIATRTTAQWQALLEAADIPVMPLHTIESLMDDPHLRAVGFLDTVEHPSEGRMRSMAVPSSWSATQPGIARHAPRLGQHSAEVLREAGYSNSQIEALCAQGVTRLDD from the coding sequence ATGAGCGGGGGTCCACTGCACGGCGTGCGCGTCCTGGATCTCACCTCGGTCCTGATGGGCCCGTATGCGACCCAGATCCTTGGCGACTATGGCGCCGACGTGATCAAGGTCGAACCGCCCACGGGCGACAACGTCCGCAACATTGGCCCGTCCCGGCACGCGGGCATGGCTGGCGTCTTCCTGCACGCGAACCGCAACAAGCGCAGCGTGGTGCTGGACCTGAAGCAGCCCGCGGGACGCGACGCCTTGCTGCGGCTGGCCGCCGATGTCGACGTGCTGATCTACAACGTGCGGCCGCAGGCCATGGCGCGGCTCGGGCTGGATTACGAGACCGTGCGCGCGGTCAATCCCGCCATCCTGTATGTGGGCGTGTACGGCTATGGACAGCGCGGTCCCTACGCCGCGCGTCCCGCCTACGACGACCTGATCCAGGGTGCCGTGGGGATTCCGACGCTTGCCACGCTGGCCGGCTCGGATGTGCCGCGCTATGCGCCCAGCGCCATGGCTGACCGCATCGTCGGTATCAGCGCCGTGGGCGCGGTTGCGGCGGCGCTGTTCCACCGCGAGCGCACCGGCGAAGGCCAGTCCATCGAGATTCCGATGTTCGAGACCATGGCGCAGTTCGTGCTGGGTGACCACATGTACGGGCATACCTTCGACCCGCCGCAAGGACCGGCCGGCTACGCGCGCCTGCTCAACGAGTACCGCCGGCCCTACCGCACGCTCGATGGCTACCTGTGCGTCATGGTCTACAACGACAAGCAGTGGCGCACCTTTTTCGAACTGATCGGGCAACCGGAAGTAATGGAGAGCGATCCGCGCTTCAATTCGATCGCGTCGCGCACCGAGAACATCCGCGACCTGTATCGCATGCTGGCCGAGGTCATCGCCACCCGTACCACGGCGCAATGGCAGGCGTTGCTCGAAGCCGCCGATATCCCGGTGATGCCGCTGCATACCATCGAATCGCTGATGGACGACCCGCACCTGCGCGCGGTCGGCTTCCTTGACACCGTGGAGCATCCCAGCGAAGGGCGGATGCGATCGATGGCCGTGCCTTCGAGTTGGTCGGCGACCCAGCCCGGCATTGCGCGCCACGCGCCGCGCCTGGGCCAGCACAGCGCCGAAGTCCTCCGCGAGGCCGGCTACAGCAACAGCCAGATCGAAGCCTTGTGCGCGCAGGGCGTCACGCGGCTGGATGACTGA
- a CDS encoding acyl-CoA dehydrogenase family protein: MTSNLSSLSLSAIPPADEALRQPVRDFVQAELVGTAPDLRARSWLGFSAEFSRALGAQGLIGLTMPREHGGAGRSAFARFVMIEEMLAAGAPVAGHWVADRQTAPLILHYGTPAQREFFLPRIIAGEMIIAIGLSEPDTGSDLASVRTRAVRTETGWRINGRKIWTSNAHRAHYTCALVRTSGTPDDRHKGLSQLLIDMSLPGVSVRPIPDIAGDSHFCEVLFEDVDVPADALLGEEGSGWRQVTSELAFERSGPERIYSSLVLVETWLAELRQLGEVPLAVQAIAGRMAGRMAVLRAMSIAVAACLEAGENPEQEASLVKDLGTEFEQAVQDWIAQALELTPGHEASDALLRTLAYVSLISPTYSIRGGTRHIMRSIIARGIGLR; encoded by the coding sequence TTGACTTCAAACCTCTCCTCCCTCTCCCTGTCGGCGATACCGCCGGCAGACGAGGCGCTGCGCCAGCCGGTCCGGGACTTTGTGCAAGCCGAGCTTGTCGGCACTGCGCCGGACCTGCGCGCACGCTCCTGGCTCGGGTTCAGTGCCGAATTCAGCCGCGCGCTTGGCGCGCAGGGGCTGATCGGCCTGACCATGCCGCGCGAGCATGGCGGCGCCGGGCGCAGTGCCTTTGCCCGCTTTGTCATGATCGAGGAAATGCTGGCCGCCGGCGCGCCGGTGGCCGGCCACTGGGTCGCCGACCGCCAGACCGCGCCGCTGATCCTGCATTACGGCACGCCCGCGCAGCGCGAGTTCTTCCTGCCGCGCATCATCGCCGGAGAAATGATTATCGCCATAGGCCTGAGCGAGCCCGACACGGGTTCCGACCTTGCCAGCGTACGCACGCGCGCCGTGCGCACCGAGACCGGCTGGCGCATCAACGGGCGCAAGATCTGGACGAGCAATGCCCATCGCGCGCATTACACCTGCGCGCTGGTGCGGACCTCCGGCACGCCCGACGACCGCCACAAGGGCTTGTCGCAATTGCTGATCGACATGTCGCTGCCGGGCGTATCGGTGCGGCCCATTCCCGATATCGCCGGCGACAGCCATTTCTGCGAAGTGCTGTTCGAAGACGTGGACGTGCCCGCGGACGCTTTGCTCGGCGAGGAAGGTTCGGGCTGGCGGCAGGTCACTTCCGAGCTGGCCTTCGAGCGCAGCGGCCCGGAGCGCATCTATTCGAGCCTGGTGCTGGTCGAGACGTGGCTGGCCGAACTGCGCCAGCTTGGCGAGGTCCCGCTCGCCGTGCAGGCAATCGCCGGGCGCATGGCGGGCCGCATGGCGGTGCTGCGCGCCATGTCGATTGCGGTCGCTGCCTGCCTGGAAGCCGGGGAGAACCCGGAACAGGAGGCCTCGCTGGTCAAGGACCTGGGCACTGAGTTCGAGCAGGCGGTGCAGGACTGGATCGCACAGGCACTTGAGCTGACACCCGGGCACGAAGCGTCGGACGCACTGCTGCGCACGCTGGCCTACGTGAGCCTGATCTCGCCTACCTACTCCATCCGCGGTGGCACCCGCCACATCATGCGCAGCATCATCGCGCGCGGCATCGGACTTCGCTGA
- a CDS encoding enoyl-CoA hydratase/isomerase family protein, giving the protein MSTYPTTGDIRVALDQYVATVEFARPPHNHFNEALISGLADVLEALDQDDSCRAVVLAAEGKVFCAGADFSAAEHNNGQPVSAGLLYKKGLRMFRTRKPVVAAVHGAAVGGGLGLALAADFRVTCDEARFSANFARLGTHPGFALTATLPRLVGTQQAALLFYTGRRISGTEAVRLGLADMLVPQAEVRSAAWQLAAEIAASAPQSVMSVRATLRRGLAEAAETATEREFVEQHWQFMLEDFSEGKAAMAERRVPLFRGR; this is encoded by the coding sequence ATGTCTACCTACCCCACAACCGGCGACATCCGCGTCGCCCTGGACCAATATGTCGCGACGGTCGAGTTCGCGCGGCCTCCGCACAACCACTTCAACGAGGCATTGATCAGCGGCCTGGCCGATGTGCTGGAAGCGCTCGACCAGGACGATAGCTGCCGCGCTGTCGTGCTTGCCGCCGAAGGCAAGGTGTTCTGTGCGGGCGCTGATTTCTCCGCGGCGGAACATAACAACGGCCAGCCGGTTAGCGCCGGTCTGCTGTACAAGAAGGGGCTGCGCATGTTCCGCACCCGCAAGCCCGTGGTGGCAGCCGTGCACGGTGCCGCGGTGGGCGGCGGGCTGGGGCTCGCGCTGGCCGCCGACTTCCGCGTGACCTGCGATGAAGCGCGCTTCAGCGCCAACTTTGCCCGCCTAGGTACCCACCCCGGCTTCGCGCTGACCGCAACCTTGCCGCGCCTGGTGGGCACCCAGCAAGCGGCGCTGCTGTTCTACACTGGACGACGCATCAGCGGCACCGAAGCCGTGCGCCTGGGTCTTGCCGATATGCTGGTGCCGCAGGCGGAAGTACGCAGCGCGGCCTGGCAACTCGCCGCGGAGATTGCAGCGTCGGCGCCGCAGTCGGTCATGTCGGTGCGCGCGACGCTTCGCCGCGGCTTGGCCGAGGCCGCAGAGACCGCCACCGAGCGCGAATTCGTCGAACAGCATTGGCAGTTCATGCTGGAGGACTTCAGCGAAGGCAAGGCGGCCATGGCCGAGCGCCGCGTTCCGCTCTTTCGCGGCCGCTAG
- a CDS encoding aldehyde dehydrogenase family protein: protein MHNQGQFYIGGQWVAPAPGATSADIVNPATESVIGSVALGTEADVSRAVSAARAAFPAWSATSREERIAVLTRVMEGYKARLDELAMAIHQEIGAPLWLCKARQAPLGLAMLGSAVAALQQMEFERRLGNTDVVSEPIGVAALVTPWNWPAVTVALKTGYALAAGCTVVLKPSELAALDAHIFAQILHEAGVPSGVFNMVYGTGPVVGAALARHPDVDVISLTGSTRAGVDVAAAAAPSVKRVLLELGGKSPFVILDDADLAAAVKDGVLNCMMNSGQTCVAPTRMLVPRHRHDEAAQIAAAVAHALTVGDPASDDSKLGSVASGAQFDKVQRMIGIGIEEGARLVAGGTGRPDGLDKGFFVRPTVFADVGNDATIAREEIFGPVLAIMPYDTEEEAVAIANDTEYGLAAYVWSGDAAHARRVAQRLRAGTVRINGASADLGAPFGGYKRSGNGRECGVYGLAEYMEHKAIAC from the coding sequence ATGCACAACCAAGGTCAGTTCTATATCGGCGGCCAGTGGGTAGCGCCCGCGCCCGGGGCTACGTCCGCCGATATCGTCAACCCGGCAACCGAGTCGGTCATCGGCAGCGTGGCGCTGGGCACGGAGGCGGACGTAAGCCGCGCCGTGTCCGCCGCGCGTGCGGCGTTCCCGGCGTGGTCCGCCACCAGCCGCGAGGAGAGAATCGCGGTGCTCACGCGCGTGATGGAGGGTTACAAGGCGAGGCTTGACGAACTTGCCATGGCCATCCACCAGGAGATCGGCGCGCCGCTGTGGCTGTGCAAGGCGCGACAGGCGCCGCTGGGCCTGGCCATGCTCGGCTCGGCGGTGGCGGCGCTGCAGCAGATGGAATTCGAACGCAGGCTGGGCAATACCGACGTGGTGAGCGAACCGATTGGCGTCGCGGCGCTGGTCACGCCCTGGAACTGGCCGGCAGTTACCGTTGCCCTCAAGACGGGCTATGCCCTTGCGGCAGGCTGCACGGTGGTGCTCAAGCCGTCCGAGCTGGCGGCGCTGGATGCGCATATTTTTGCACAGATCCTGCATGAGGCGGGCGTGCCGTCCGGCGTCTTCAACATGGTCTATGGCACCGGGCCGGTGGTGGGTGCGGCGCTGGCGCGCCACCCGGATGTCGACGTGATCTCGCTGACCGGCTCGACCCGCGCCGGCGTGGACGTGGCCGCCGCCGCGGCGCCGTCGGTCAAGCGCGTGCTGCTGGAGCTGGGCGGAAAGTCGCCCTTCGTTATCCTTGACGATGCGGACCTCGCGGCCGCTGTCAAGGACGGCGTGCTGAACTGCATGATGAATTCCGGGCAAACCTGCGTCGCGCCGACGCGCATGCTGGTGCCACGGCACCGGCATGACGAGGCGGCGCAGATTGCGGCAGCAGTGGCGCATGCGCTGACTGTCGGCGATCCTGCCAGTGACGACAGCAAGCTGGGGAGTGTCGCCAGCGGCGCCCAATTCGACAAGGTGCAGCGCATGATCGGCATTGGCATCGAAGAAGGCGCACGGCTGGTGGCGGGCGGCACCGGCCGACCGGATGGACTGGACAAGGGCTTCTTCGTGCGACCGACGGTGTTCGCCGACGTCGGCAATGATGCCACCATTGCGCGGGAGGAGATCTTCGGCCCGGTGCTGGCGATCATGCCGTATGACACGGAGGAAGAGGCCGTGGCCATCGCCAACGACACGGAGTACGGACTTGCCGCCTATGTCTGGTCAGGCGATGCGGCGCATGCGCGGCGCGTGGCGCAACGGCTGCGCGCCGGCACGGTGCGCATTAACGGCGCGAGCGCGGACCTGGGGGCGCCGTTCGGTGGCTACAAGCGCTCGGGCAATGGGCGCGAGTGTGGTGTTTATGGGTTGGCTGAATATATGGAGCACAAGGCTATCGCCTGCTGA